From a single Pseudomonas sp. A34-9 genomic region:
- a CDS encoding helix-turn-helix domain-containing protein, which yields MPLHAKHPSFTAMSDTPPLPSRTVVVLAFDDLLLLNAAGPLEVFAAIPRVLGGTFIGQPPYRLLVASPQGGQVTSISGISVATCSLAQIDQIAPVIDTLIVAGGPGMAVLEADEHACDWLRGRAPQIRRLCSIGTGSFALAAAGLLDGREVVTHWKFAAELQARYPAVRCQSDALYLHDGNLWTCGGATAGIDLALGLVEQDLGAHAALSLARYFTVFLWRGAEQPQLSASLNAQSNALRTDPDGRLARLHAWIAANLNGDLRVERLAEQFGMSPRHFARAYVAATGKTPAQAVEDLRLETATRLLKTTSEPIKRIAETAGFGREERMRRAFQKHLGISPHGYRSEMKAATAGAPQPLGIALAGLAR from the coding sequence GTGCCGCTCCATGCCAAACACCCCTCCTTTACTGCCATGTCGGACACCCCGCCGCTGCCGTCGCGCACGGTCGTGGTGCTGGCCTTCGATGATCTATTGCTGCTCAATGCGGCCGGCCCGCTGGAGGTATTCGCAGCGATACCGCGCGTATTGGGCGGCACCTTCATTGGCCAGCCGCCCTATCGGCTGTTGGTGGCGTCGCCACAGGGCGGCCAAGTCACGTCGATTTCAGGCATCAGCGTGGCGACCTGCTCACTGGCGCAGATCGACCAGATAGCCCCGGTGATCGATACCTTGATCGTCGCCGGTGGCCCCGGAATGGCCGTGCTGGAAGCCGATGAACATGCCTGTGACTGGTTGCGCGGTCGCGCGCCACAGATCCGTCGCCTCTGCTCGATTGGCACCGGCAGCTTTGCGCTGGCCGCCGCCGGGTTGCTCGATGGTCGTGAGGTGGTCACCCACTGGAAATTCGCCGCTGAACTGCAGGCGCGCTACCCGGCAGTACGCTGTCAGAGCGATGCGCTGTACCTGCATGACGGCAACCTGTGGACCTGCGGCGGTGCCACCGCTGGCATTGATCTGGCACTCGGTCTGGTTGAACAAGACCTCGGCGCGCACGCGGCACTGTCGCTGGCGCGTTATTTCACGGTGTTCCTCTGGCGCGGCGCGGAGCAGCCGCAACTGAGCGCTTCGCTCAACGCTCAGTCCAACGCTTTGCGCACCGATCCGGACGGGCGACTGGCGCGTCTGCACGCGTGGATTGCGGCTAATCTGAATGGCGATTTGCGCGTCGAGCGGCTGGCTGAACAGTTCGGCATGAGCCCACGGCATTTTGCCCGCGCCTATGTCGCCGCCACCGGGAAAACCCCGGCGCAAGCGGTGGAGGATCTGCGCCTGGAAACGGCCACCCGATTACTCAAAACCACCAGCGAGCCGATCAAACGGATTGCCGAAACGGCGGGGTTTGGCCGCGAGGAACGGATGCGCCGTGCCTTCCAGAAGCATTTGGGCATCAGCCCTCACGGCTACCGCAGCGAAATGAAAGCGGCTACCGCGGGTGCGCCGCAGCCGTTGGGCATTGCGCTGGCGGGGCTGGCCCGGTAG
- a CDS encoding TonB-dependent receptor, translated as MPLLPATASDLPNNNDVLQTVTVESRRRSEDAQQVPTAMSVLGAQTLEEQRLYRLQDLQQAMPSVNVAFMHARQSSLSIRGLGNNPASDGLEGSAGIYLDNVYLGRPGMAVMDLLDIEQIELLRGPQGTLFGKNTTAGVLNITTRRPSTTPQGSFATSVGEDGYSQNQASFSGPLNDTLTGRIAAYKTHENGYVNNQYDGHTLGGGTRQGVRGQLLFEPNADFNLRWLADYHEEDSSAGTRSLFSTGTTVNGVNRYEQRAAAVGATLVEGRRVNLDADQNVTVFQGGTSLEANWTLSGDYTLTSISAYRWWDFTPRNDDELNVDVMDNVGQSARDKQYSQEIRLASPVGEHFDYVLGAYYFRQEMSNKVFTDYGPLADTWNGTPQGALNNVISIGHGDVDTDSFATFAQGTWHLTPQLDFSLGARGTYERKQAQVTRNAPVAGANVSGAAAAARAGRLGAYDSGDLSLYSFSPSALASLAWHVNDQVLAYASLSHGEKSGGVNLSVASAPVAGADSLLIGSERANDAELGIKTTLLDQRLLLNANLFWTVVHGYQTNAYDDASLSSYLTNAGTVRSRGLEVDSSWRPVAGLTINLNGAFNDVRYLSYEDAPCPAEVALRPGAPAACDLSGHAVVGASKWVFNTNASYQWSLHNGLQPYVNGSYAWRSHAVGTVDDSRYAQLPGYGLVNLSSGVRGDWGKGQWDVSLWLKNAFDKTYYTTLWNSPNGAYTGVLGTSRTLGMTARYDF; from the coding sequence ATGCCGCTGCTGCCGGCCACCGCCAGTGATTTACCCAACAATAACGATGTTCTGCAAACGGTCACGGTGGAATCCCGGCGCCGTAGCGAGGACGCACAGCAAGTGCCCACGGCGATGAGCGTGCTGGGCGCGCAGACTCTGGAGGAACAACGCCTGTACCGCTTGCAGGATCTGCAGCAGGCGATGCCGAGCGTCAACGTCGCGTTCATGCACGCCCGGCAATCGAGCCTGTCGATTCGCGGCTTGGGCAACAACCCGGCCAGCGACGGCCTGGAAGGCAGCGCCGGGATTTATCTGGATAACGTCTATCTCGGTCGTCCCGGTATGGCGGTGATGGATTTGCTCGACATCGAGCAGATCGAACTGCTGCGCGGCCCGCAAGGCACCTTGTTCGGCAAGAACACCACGGCCGGCGTGTTGAACATCACCACGCGCCGGCCTTCAACGACGCCGCAAGGCAGCTTCGCCACTTCGGTGGGCGAGGACGGTTATTCGCAAAACCAGGCCAGTTTTTCCGGTCCGCTCAATGACACGCTGACTGGCCGTATCGCGGCGTACAAGACCCACGAAAATGGTTACGTGAACAACCAATATGACGGCCATACCCTCGGCGGCGGCACGCGTCAGGGCGTTCGTGGGCAACTGCTGTTCGAGCCCAATGCCGATTTCAATCTGCGCTGGCTGGCCGATTACCACGAGGAAGATTCCAGTGCCGGCACGCGCTCGCTGTTCAGCACCGGAACGACCGTCAATGGCGTCAACCGCTATGAACAACGCGCCGCCGCCGTCGGCGCGACGTTGGTCGAAGGACGTCGGGTCAACCTCGACGCCGATCAGAATGTCACGGTGTTTCAGGGCGGCACGTCGCTGGAGGCGAACTGGACGCTGAGCGGCGATTACACGCTGACATCGATCAGCGCTTATCGCTGGTGGGATTTCACGCCGCGTAACGACGATGAGCTGAACGTCGATGTGATGGACAACGTCGGGCAATCAGCGCGCGACAAGCAATACTCGCAGGAGATTCGCCTGGCCTCGCCGGTCGGCGAACACTTCGATTACGTGCTGGGCGCGTATTACTTTCGCCAGGAAATGAGCAACAAGGTTTTCACCGACTACGGGCCGTTGGCCGACACCTGGAATGGCACCCCGCAAGGCGCGCTGAACAACGTCATCAGTATTGGCCATGGCGATGTCGACACCGACAGTTTTGCCACGTTTGCCCAAGGCACCTGGCACCTGACGCCACAACTGGATTTCAGCCTCGGCGCGCGCGGTACCTATGAGCGCAAACAGGCGCAAGTCACACGCAACGCACCCGTCGCAGGTGCCAACGTCAGCGGCGCGGCAGCCGCCGCCAGAGCAGGGCGCCTGGGTGCTTACGATTCCGGTGATTTGAGCCTCTACAGCTTCAGCCCTTCGGCGCTGGCCAGTCTGGCCTGGCACGTCAACGATCAGGTACTGGCGTATGCCTCGCTGTCTCACGGCGAGAAATCTGGCGGGGTCAACCTCAGTGTCGCCAGTGCGCCGGTCGCGGGGGCCGACTCACTGTTGATCGGCAGTGAACGGGCCAACGACGCCGAACTTGGCATCAAAACCACGCTGCTCGATCAGCGTCTGTTGCTCAATGCCAACCTGTTCTGGACAGTGGTGCACGGCTATCAGACCAATGCCTACGATGACGCCAGTCTGAGCAGTTACCTGACCAACGCCGGCACGGTGCGCAGCCGGGGTCTGGAAGTCGACAGCAGTTGGCGGCCAGTCGCGGGCCTGACCATCAACCTCAACGGCGCCTTCAATGATGTGCGCTATCTGTCTTACGAGGATGCGCCGTGCCCGGCAGAAGTTGCCTTGCGTCCCGGCGCTCCGGCTGCCTGCGACCTGAGTGGTCACGCGGTGGTCGGCGCGTCGAAATGGGTTTTCAACACTAACGCCAGTTACCAATGGAGCCTGCACAATGGCCTGCAACCCTACGTCAACGGCAGCTACGCGTGGCGCTCCCATGCGGTCGGCACCGTCGATGACTCCCGTTACGCGCAGTTGCCCGGTTACGGGCTGGTGAACCTGTCCAGCGGTGTGCGCGGTGATTGGGGCAAGGGCCAGTGGGACGTGTCGTTGTGGTTGAAGAATGCTTTCGACAAGACCTACTACACCACGCTGTGGAATTCACCCAACGGTGCGTACACAGGGGTGTTGGGCACCTCCCGAACACTCGGCATGACGGCGCGCTACGATTTTTGA
- a CDS encoding DUF2252 family protein, translating to MKTPRPSARLEPLSQLRNLKMARSAHAYVRGSTVQFYEWLHSQPGRSLPKGPPVWICGDCHAGNLGPTGDLKGQIDIHIRDLDQTVIGNPVHDLVRLALSLATAARGSDLPGVATARMLEEMMRGYEQAFAGNLDEDPPRPAQVKAGMRSAVQRTWKHLAEERIENTKPTIPLGKQFWTLSRDERAALKTLCATPEIHTLVTSLKGRSKDDRVKMLDSAYWVKGCSSLGLKRYAVLLGVGKGDDEEYCLLDIKEAVGAAAPRAARAAMPRDNGKRVVEGARFLSPGLGNRMLATRMLDHGFFVRELLPQDMKLELDQLSQRDAMLAAGYLARVVGVAHARQMDLATRSEWMADLQTCRSKRLDAPSWLWTSVVQLVGNHEKGYLEHCRRYALQH from the coding sequence ATGAAAACCCCGCGTCCTTCCGCCCGACTTGAACCGCTGTCGCAACTGCGCAATCTGAAGATGGCCCGATCCGCGCACGCCTATGTGCGCGGCAGCACCGTGCAGTTTTACGAGTGGCTGCACAGCCAGCCGGGCCGCAGCCTGCCAAAAGGCCCGCCGGTGTGGATCTGCGGCGATTGTCATGCCGGCAATCTGGGCCCGACCGGGGATCTCAAAGGGCAGATCGATATTCATATCCGTGACCTTGACCAGACCGTGATCGGCAACCCGGTGCATGATCTGGTGCGTCTGGCGCTGTCACTCGCGACGGCAGCACGCGGCTCAGACCTGCCGGGCGTGGCGACCGCACGCATGCTGGAAGAAATGATGCGCGGCTACGAGCAAGCCTTTGCCGGCAATCTTGATGAAGATCCGCCGCGGCCGGCACAAGTCAAAGCCGGGATGCGCAGCGCCGTGCAGCGCACCTGGAAGCATTTGGCCGAAGAGCGCATCGAGAACACCAAGCCAACCATTCCATTGGGCAAACAGTTCTGGACGCTTTCACGCGATGAACGCGCGGCGTTGAAAACGCTCTGTGCCACCCCCGAAATCCATACGCTGGTGACTTCCTTGAAGGGCCGCTCCAAGGATGATCGAGTGAAAATGCTCGACTCGGCGTATTGGGTAAAAGGCTGTAGTTCGCTGGGGTTGAAGCGTTACGCCGTGCTGCTGGGCGTGGGCAAGGGCGACGATGAGGAATATTGCCTGCTCGATATCAAAGAAGCCGTCGGTGCTGCGGCACCGCGCGCCGCCCGAGCGGCCATGCCCCGCGACAATGGCAAACGCGTGGTCGAAGGCGCGCGGTTTCTGTCTCCTGGGCTGGGCAATCGGATGCTGGCGACACGCATGCTCGACCACGGCTTTTTCGTCCGGGAATTACTGCCGCAGGACATGAAGCTGGAACTGGATCAGCTGAGTCAGCGCGATGCGATGCTCGCGGCCGGCTACCTGGCGCGAGTCGTCGGCGTGGCGCATGCCCGGCAAATGGATCTGGCCACCCGATCCGAGTGGATGGCGGACTTGCAAACCTGCCGGTCGAAACGTCTGGATGCGCCTTCGTGGCTGTGGACCAGTGTTGTGCAATTGGTCGGCAATCATGAAAAAGGCTATTTGGAACATTGTCGGCGCTATGCGCTCCAGCATTGA
- a CDS encoding ATP-binding protein has product MIRRLLRGDTLRRHIALTIVAAMVASLALNALFVQVAGIWARPPIERTGLLEQIAATSRVIEAAPANLRPQLAAAASSAMLHVTWKAQRADFGLPNDGLRLPASRVPVLQQLLGNDRKIEVFSPGDWPNGNPQAHYAAVVQLVDGSWLSFIPPERSWGLEFGVRIAIVIALGLIATLLVAWVATRQLANPLQRFTRAARRFGTDLRAPPIKLEGPDEIRQAIIAFNTMQAQIQHFIAERTHMLASISHDLRAPLTRMRLRSEFMEDLDHQGKLIRDVEEMQSMINAALAFFREDTHREQTTAFDLSELLQTIVDDYRDQHINVDFDGPAHLVYEGRPLGIKRVIVNLLENALKYAQRPAIALTRDEYSIRIEVSDEGPGIPEAALERVFDPFFRLEASRNRDTGGVGLGLSAARAIAREQGGELTLSNRHAGGLLACVELPL; this is encoded by the coding sequence CGGCGATGGTCGCTTCGTTGGCATTGAATGCGCTGTTCGTGCAAGTCGCCGGCATCTGGGCGCGGCCACCGATTGAACGCACCGGCCTGCTAGAGCAGATTGCCGCGACCTCGCGGGTGATCGAAGCGGCCCCGGCCAACCTGCGCCCGCAACTGGCCGCAGCGGCGAGCAGCGCCATGCTGCACGTGACGTGGAAAGCGCAGCGTGCGGACTTCGGCCTGCCCAATGACGGGCTTCGCCTGCCAGCGAGCCGGGTGCCGGTGCTGCAGCAACTGCTGGGCAATGATCGAAAAATCGAGGTGTTCAGCCCAGGCGACTGGCCGAACGGTAATCCCCAGGCGCATTACGCCGCCGTCGTGCAATTGGTCGATGGCAGCTGGTTGTCATTTATCCCGCCGGAGCGCAGTTGGGGTCTGGAATTTGGCGTGCGTATCGCGATCGTCATCGCGTTGGGACTGATTGCCACATTGCTCGTCGCCTGGGTCGCCACCCGGCAACTGGCCAATCCGTTGCAGCGTTTCACGCGTGCCGCCAGACGCTTCGGCACCGATCTACGCGCACCGCCGATCAAGCTCGAAGGCCCCGACGAAATTCGCCAGGCGATCATCGCCTTCAACACCATGCAGGCGCAGATCCAGCACTTCATCGCCGAGCGCACGCACATGCTGGCGTCCATCTCCCACGATTTACGCGCACCGCTGACACGCATGCGTTTGCGCAGTGAGTTCATGGAAGACCTCGATCATCAGGGCAAACTGATTCGTGACGTTGAGGAGATGCAGTCGATGATCAACGCTGCGTTGGCGTTTTTTCGCGAGGACACGCACCGCGAGCAGACCACTGCGTTCGATCTGTCGGAGCTGCTGCAAACCATCGTCGACGATTACCGCGATCAACACATCAATGTCGATTTCGATGGCCCGGCGCATCTGGTGTACGAAGGCCGGCCGCTGGGGATCAAACGGGTGATCGTCAATCTGCTGGAAAATGCGTTGAAGTATGCGCAGCGTCCGGCCATTGCGTTGACGCGTGACGAGTATTCGATTCGTATCGAGGTCAGCGACGAAGGCCCCGGTATTCCCGAAGCGGCGTTGGAGCGGGTGTTCGATCCGTTCTTTCGTCTGGAGGCTTCGCGCAACCGCGACACCGGGGGCGTAGGCCTGGGGCTGTCGGCGGCGCGGGCGATTGCGCGCGAGCAGGGGGGCGAGTTGACGCTGAGCAACCGCCACGCTGGAGGGTTACTGGCGTGCGTAGAACTGCCACTCTAG
- a CDS encoding ABC transporter substrate-binding protein, whose amino-acid sequence MPVNPSAAKHPLTRHVALYLRALLCAATLLLTHSAAAADSALKVGDQSGLTQALLQAAGEDQGIAYALSWHPFLAGTTMLEALSAGAIDAGVVGNAPPVFAQAGGFDVRIVGVASGAQNNNALLVPEGSGVRQVADLKGQRIAVAKGSSGHYLLLAALQRAGLTPREVNIAYVSPVDAQNAFASGKLDAWAVWYPFVGQATSRGARVLVDGSAWPETGLNFTVASLQALNDPQRTGPLGDLLARLARAQAWATAHPQEWAEVFAQTTRLPVSLVQEMLAHQDLHYVPIESSVITSQQRLADLFASERLIPRPLQVGQIFDDRFNALLPNHP is encoded by the coding sequence ATGCCGGTAAATCCTTCTGCTGCCAAGCACCCGCTCACCCGACACGTCGCGTTGTACCTGCGGGCGCTGCTGTGCGCTGCCACGTTGCTGCTGACGCATTCGGCGGCAGCGGCCGACAGCGCATTGAAAGTCGGCGATCAGAGCGGTTTGACTCAGGCCTTGTTACAGGCAGCGGGGGAAGACCAAGGCATCGCTTATGCGCTGTCGTGGCACCCGTTTCTGGCCGGGACGACGATGCTCGAAGCCTTGAGCGCCGGGGCGATCGATGCCGGTGTCGTGGGCAATGCACCGCCGGTGTTCGCTCAGGCTGGCGGGTTCGATGTGCGCATTGTCGGCGTGGCGAGCGGCGCGCAAAACAACAATGCGCTGTTGGTTCCCGAAGGTTCCGGCGTCCGCCAGGTCGCCGACCTGAAAGGCCAGCGCATCGCTGTGGCCAAGGGCAGCAGCGGCCATTACTTGTTACTGGCAGCGCTGCAGCGAGCCGGCCTCACACCCCGCGAGGTGAACATTGCCTACGTCAGTCCGGTGGATGCGCAAAATGCGTTTGCCAGCGGCAAGCTCGATGCCTGGGCGGTGTGGTATCCCTTTGTCGGCCAGGCCACTTCACGCGGTGCACGGGTGCTGGTCGATGGCAGCGCCTGGCCGGAAACCGGGCTGAATTTCACGGTTGCCAGCCTGCAGGCACTGAATGATCCGCAGCGGACAGGGCCGTTGGGCGACCTGCTCGCCAGGCTGGCCCGCGCGCAAGCCTGGGCCACTGCGCACCCTCAAGAATGGGCTGAGGTGTTCGCGCAAACCACGCGGCTGCCCGTCTCGCTGGTGCAAGAAATGCTCGCGCATCAGGATCTTCACTACGTGCCGATCGAGTCGTCAGTCATCACTTCGCAGCAGCGTCTGGCCGACCTGTTCGCCAGCGAACGTCTGATTCCACGGCCGCTGCAGGTCGGGCAGATCTTCGACGATCGCTTCAACGCTTTACTGCCAAACCACCCATAA
- a CDS encoding aryl-sulfate sulfotransferase — MSNLEATTLKRRKTGLIAVDHARSAGGYTLFAPQTADGHVFLVDLDGEVVHRWKLPQRPGRDAVILRNGNLGYNGNHPDSPDLFPGWSVWHGGAFSEVTPAGEVVWEHTDLLHHHDAQWLDNGHLLYTTAEPLSADLARRVVGGIPGSEAPGGVIYADVVKEVDRQGNVVWEWRSWEHLRPEDYPLHECFERHHWPMTNAVTPGRDGKVILSLRSVSSVIAVQRGSGEVLWRLGHDLVAQQHCPSELENGNVLVFDNGIFRPHVSMPHSRILEINPSTQRIEWQYADTPGYAFFTPFMGGAQRLHNGNTLITEANFGRLFEVTPAGEVVWEYVNPHFATYPDAASRGYLPGENNAIFRAHRYQRTDLPWLRD; from the coding sequence ATGTCTAACCTCGAAGCCACCACGCTCAAGCGCCGCAAAACCGGCCTGATTGCTGTAGATCATGCCCGCAGCGCTGGCGGCTACACGCTGTTCGCGCCACAAACAGCAGATGGCCATGTGTTCCTGGTCGATCTCGACGGCGAGGTCGTCCATCGCTGGAAACTGCCTCAGCGCCCTGGCCGCGACGCGGTGATCCTGCGCAACGGTAACCTCGGCTACAACGGCAACCATCCGGACTCACCGGATCTGTTTCCGGGCTGGTCGGTGTGGCATGGCGGCGCGTTCAGCGAAGTGACGCCGGCAGGCGAGGTGGTCTGGGAACACACCGATCTGCTTCACCACCATGATGCGCAATGGCTGGACAACGGCCATCTGCTTTACACCACCGCCGAGCCGTTGAGTGCCGATTTGGCCCGGCGTGTGGTGGGCGGCATTCCCGGCAGCGAGGCGCCCGGCGGGGTGATTTATGCCGACGTGGTCAAGGAGGTTGATCGCCAAGGCAATGTGGTTTGGGAATGGCGCAGTTGGGAACATTTGCGACCTGAAGACTATCCGCTGCACGAATGCTTTGAACGCCACCATTGGCCAATGACCAACGCGGTCACACCGGGCCGTGACGGCAAGGTGATCCTCAGCCTGCGCAGTGTTTCTTCAGTCATCGCTGTACAGCGCGGCAGTGGTGAAGTGCTGTGGCGATTGGGCCACGATCTGGTCGCGCAGCAGCATTGCCCGAGTGAACTGGAAAACGGCAACGTGCTGGTGTTCGACAACGGCATCTTCCGCCCGCACGTGAGCATGCCGCACTCGCGCATACTCGAAATCAACCCGTCGACGCAACGCATCGAATGGCAATACGCCGATACCCCGGGGTATGCGTTTTTCACCCCGTTCATGGGCGGAGCGCAGCGTTTGCACAACGGCAATACGCTGATCACCGAGGCCAATTTCGGCCGGTTATTCGAGGTCACGCCGGCCGGTGAAGTGGTCTGGGAGTACGTCAATCCGCACTTCGCCACGTACCCCGATGCGGCCTCGCGAGGTTATTTGCCGGGCGAAAACAACGCCATATTCCGTGCCCACCGTTATCAGCGCACAGACCTGCCCTGGCTGCGTGACTGA